The genome window TAGCTCTTGACTTATTTGACTCCTTATCTGGAACGATATAACCATTCCTTACAAATTCATGCAGCagaatatattcatttctACCTGCTCTCGTACCACCTAAAGTTTGTGACCAAGCATTACCAGCCAAATTGGTCAATTGTTTTGTTAATGACAATAGTTGAATTCTGAAAGATACTTCGGCGGTAAGTTTGAcattatttacattttcTTGAAGTGCCATTATCATTGAGTTCACATCTTCATGATATTGAGTATTTTGATAGTTGATATCGATGGATTTATGCTCAATACCCGTTGTTACCGTATACATCTCCGAAAGATCCCAATTTTGACACTTCGGTGTTAAAGATTGTCCCATTTCATTAGCAATATCACAAAGTAGTCTACCTGAagaaatatctttaattaaaaagttattcatgttaaaattttgtttaCCAAATCTGGCGGGCCATTCCCTTCTATTACGACGACCAAGGGAGCTAAAATTAGGAATTTTGAAATCCCAAATTCTATGTGATAATACATCCAAAATTACATTTTCTAAACGATGTCCAATTAAGACGTCAGGATCAGAAACACGCAACATTGCGCAGAAACAAGCTAATAATGTCTTTTCGTTATTGAAAAGACGAACCTGGCCATTCAACTTCTGTTTAGCTAATGGTGCTAATCCTAATGGAAAACTTGTTCCTTTTGGAGGCCTGACTAAAGTTATCAATTGATCAggatttatattttcagGAATAGCATTTTCAGGTGAGATACGATTGTAAGTAGCCATTGTAATGGCTACAACTTCTTGTTTATTCTCAGAACGATTCATTACGGTTTGCACAGATAATGACATACATTTTAAAAAGACTTCCCCAGAGTCCTCTATTGGTTTAATGTCACTTGGGTTGGATACTGATATTTCAAGTTTGCAATGCGAAGTATTCTGTAAAGTTTCGAAGTCTCCATTTTTTATGTCTAACCAACATGGCCccattattttattttgaaccAAAAAACTTTCTAATATACCAGTACCACCACCAAATACATGAGAAAACTTCTCACTATTTAAATCTGATGGTATAATATCTCTTTTACTTTTTGGAGTATCAAATGGtaataaaacttttaaataattagtAACATGTGGTATTCCTGGAATTTCAAATGcatatttcatttcttgCGGTTTTGATCTAATTTTATCTAACCCATATTTTTCTAACAGTAATGGAACGATCTCTTCTTGAACTTCTTCTGGCTCGACTCCCTCTCTAGgcaaaaaaaacaattctCTCGCAAGACCATTAATTTGAACCATTGCTGATAGTAAAGAACCATCCAATGCCCTTACTAGaccaaaaataattaattttgaatcaaCTTCAGAAAAATCTAACCAAAACATCTTAAATCCGTTAGTTTCAGGATCAATTATTTGCTCCTTGTCATATTTCTTGAATACTAGAGATTCTGTATCAGGTATGCTCTGAGTGTCAATTCCAGTTTTAGATGGTGTATCAGGTGCCTTGCTGACAAGTGGTGTTCCCGGAGCTGTTACGAATGGTGAAGAACCTAAATTAGTTTTGGAACTTAAATTGATCTTTCTTGTGCTTTTTGCACTCCTCATGGTCCTTCTACCAAATGCAATCTCTTCATCACTATCCGAGTCATCTTCAGATAACTTTTGGATAATCTTCTCTGACTTGGTGGCAGTTGGAGAGCTTGGGACTGGAGTTTCGCTTTCTTCTTTGCTAGTATTAATCATGTTactttttgattttaaaggAGACGAAgatatttgtaatattttactatTGTGAATAAAAGCTTCTTcagtttttaatttcttacTTTGTTTACCATCCTCTTGCACCTCGACATCTTTTGtcattattcttttattgGATATTGTAGGAGAGGAAGGTAGTTTACTGTGCGTTGGTATGTTTACCTTTGGTGCTGTTCTGAAActcattttttcttcattagaatcattaaattcatcTAATATATCATCAAAGTCTGCAACaccaaaatttttttttggtttgTTCAATTGGTTAGATATACTTATCTTCGAATTTTGAGctctaataatattttcgATCGACTTAGTATCTTTTTCAGTTAAAggttttttctttgaatttttctGATTTCCAACAATATCTTCCTCATCAGTGTAATATTCGTCTCTATTATCCCAGTCATCCCCAACACCTCTGTCAACATAACCCAAACCGTCATCATCTACTACAAAATCATCTTGTAATAGTTCTTGACGTTTTCTTGATctatattcattttcatcaagTTCATCATATAACACATCATCATATTCTACATCATCAGACGCTTGACCACCATTACGAGCGGCTTGTAATTTCTTTAGCTTTTCTAATCTACTCTGATTACTAGTCATCACGTTGGGCAACTTTATTTTGGATGGAATATGGAAGAGCGTTTctgtttatattaattaagtatcttattttatttatctcGTTACTAGAGctcaaataatatcttaTAAGTATTTGTACAAACTTAAAAAGAAGTTATTAACagttatttataaaatatgtaAGTATTGTAAGGTTTagaaataatgatgaagatgaagatatGAGATCTTTAAAATGTCATCAATAGAACGCGTCAATGTTCATTGCTTCCACGCGGTATTGATGAAACGCGAAAGATATTTATGGTGataattaaagatttcGAATTAATTGGTTTTTCTTGCAAGCCAtcataaaataaatgaaaaaacgTTCAGTAGTAAACCTTTTTCATATATCCATTTCATCAATCCAccattcattatttaatgttaAGTAACGATTACTAAGGTTCGAAATAGAGACATTAGATAAAACTGGTGATTCCCCAGAACTATAAGAATATGGTTGTGcttatttgattattacATGCATATATACTAGAAACAtacttatttatttattatccTTTTTGGGTGACTTGTTCTCTAATATGAATTTTTTAAGATTTTCAGCATCACTTTCTGTAGATATTTTACCATTACTGTACACCATCTGTTTCagtaatttattttccatTTCCAAGGCATGAATCTTTTGTTGTAAAGAAATTGCCAATTCACTAAGTTTATTTACAGAAGATTCTAGCTCTtgttctttcttctttcgCTTCTGATGGGCTTTCATGGTAGGTGTTGTAGGTATTGTGTActttatattgttttccATTTTCACTCTCTTTATATTTAGTGTTTTTTCACCCTGTACATCACTTTCTGGTATTTCTCTTTTTAACTCCTTATGTTGACCAACTTGTGTAGGTGTCGTATCAATAATGTTTTCagaaatatttactttCTTTAACCGACTTTCTGGTAAGTTAGTTGAAATACTGTCCTCATTGTGTGGCAGTGTATCTTCCTTGGATTCATTTGATAAAACGTTATTTTTCACTAAATCGAAAAGAACATTTACGAAATTAGACTTCATTATATCCTTTGGATTTGAGTTGGAATCAGAATCAGTATAACTCTTTGAACTTGAAGCAATATTGCTATGTTGAAGTCTTGAATCCGAAAGTAGTGTTACTAAATAATCtgcattaatattttgagaATCGATAATTTGAGTAACTGTTTCACCATTTTGTggatttttcttcttctcttgTTGATGATATGCAATGATTACTGATAATGCATCAATTTGTTCCATTGTTAACCCACGCTGAGTCAGAGAATTAATGACTCCTGTTGGAACCTTTAATCTCggaaaaaatgatattaatgtACTTGTGGGCATGCTGGCAAGATCTGGCTGTTCAATTTGCAGACTAGctgtatttttattatctacAGTTGTCCCCCTACCTTGTgtgtcattattattactattattactattattattatcatcattatcattatcattgtcattattactgctattattattgtcatcatcgtcattatcatcatcatcattattaataataacagtattattgttgttaccCATAGTTGTTACATGGTTCGACTGTGAGTTTTGAGCAACACTATCACTGGCGATAATATCAAAGTTTGAGAACGTTTCCTCTATGTCATTTCTATTAATATGAACAAAATCTACAGAATCTACCGCTGATGAAGCGGGCGCATTAATCGGcgtcttctttttcttggATGAGAACCTTGATTTTGAATGATCGTATTGTGAtttcaatatatcattttttctttggGTTAAATAATGTGGCTTTCTTTGGTATTCTTGATTTGTGATATCATCTCTATTGTTTAGCACAGTGTCGTCagcaatattattattactattactattattattactattatcaTTCTCATCCCCATCTTGTTTCGGTTTATCCTCATCATGGAAGATAAATGAAGAATCTGCGAAAACACTCAATTCTCTTGCCAATCTCTCATCTAATCCCCAAATGTTATCCTGATCTAAATTTTGATTAGGCAACCCTTGAGCACTATTGATACCTTCATTTACAACTTGATGATTATAGAAACCATTTTCCATGGCTACTAAAGAGTTTATATCAACAAAATCATTTTCTGAAGAAGCCATGAAATTATCAACGTACGCTAGTTGTTCTAAAAGTATGCTAGCTGTATTATCtgattcaaatattgtatTTTCACTTTCATTGCTATTGGCGTTTGTAGTGGTCATAGCATTAGGATGATGGTAAACATCATTAATCGACGAACTTCCATTACCATCATCACCAAATATGTTCATAAAATCAGTATTATATGATTTTGATTTGTCTATATTTTTTCCGCCCTGAGAACCATTTGGATTATGATTAAACATCGTTATATTAGTAGTATAGTGCAGAGGTCTATTTTATAACTTATCCTTAACTTTtatgtttattatttttttttttattgaaatttaatcCATGTACGAATATGATCActtattattgaaattgatgtTATTAGATAGGCACGATGCCTTTAGTTGTTATGATAATGatttctatatatataccaaTATGTTAGTTTATGTTATATACTGACATATAtgtttattaaaaataattttttatgttTAACGATACTATAGATGAGTTTTATACAGTATAGTGTTAACATTAACTTAGCGGTTATAGAATGTTGTTGTTCATGGTAATTACAACAGGGTAGAAATTggatttatatttcaataaatttacaCGATGAGCTTCATATTGAGTATTTTCAAGATCAAAACAGCCACAGTTTTCTCAAGTCTCATGACCATTAATTAAGCAACtcattaattaatttaaatatgagTGTGCGTGCCACGTCACTTGTGCGGAAGACGTGTGTACTGTGTCAGTCATTTGAACTATGTTTAGTTGAATCAGCCAGTACTTTTGTCTACCCGCACATCAGAAGAAAAGAGGAAAGATAAAAAACTGTGGctcaatttcaattatatcaCCCACACGCGGCACGCATTACATGACCAACAGAACGATGCAAGGGAAAGACTTAGAAGGTTAAGAGCGGGTAAACAAAagataaaaacaaaagatGCAACAACTTTTGATGAACAGGTCCGAGTGTCTGGACGGGTAACAGGAAAGGAGTCGggtaaattaatattaggTTCATTCGATTAATTGTGGTTATCGTCGGGTAATGGGTTGCTGGTCTTTTTTTTGTCAAAGATGATTATATGGCAGAGTCATTTTCTTCTCCTCACTCTTTACTCAAAGGTACAACTTAAGATCTCAGCAATAAACAGTTTTAGTTTCACAAGAAGGTTAGAGATGccttttttaaaagaattgaactaagcattagaaattaaaattcaGATTGCTTCAAAATAGACAATGACAACTGGGCGTTTAGTTAGCGATGGATGGATGGTATTGTCATtatgaataattttgtaCTTATATTGTTTACTAACCGGAAGGAAGATGTATGTAACCTAACGGAAGGGAAGGGAAGGAAACGAGAAAAAGAAGGCATTGAGATGTTCCGTTTTACTTTCTCCTCAATCAGAATACTTGATTATGATAGGTGAGTACGCCACTAAAAAGAGGATTAATGTGcatatttaatttcttattGAGAAGAACTGAGATAGTAATGTTCTATTCATCCACTTAAGAGCtctcaatttctttttagcCACTAACTATTCCTTATTTATAGGAACCCAAGGAATACTAGATTCAGTGAAGCTATTACATGTGTACTATATGTCCAATTAGGAATTGAGCATTATGCTTATTAGGCATCGCTGTTAGtttcatataatttacGTGGCATACTTATATTACTAGACTGGTCTCAGAA of Tetrapisispora phaffii CBS 4417 chromosome 6, complete genome contains these proteins:
- the POL1 gene encoding DNA-directed DNA polymerase alpha catalytic subunit POL1 (similar to Saccharomyces cerevisiae POL1 (YNL102W); ancestral locus Anc_2.176), with product MTSNQSRLEKLKKLQAARNGGQASDDVEYDDVLYDELDENEYRSRKRQELLQDDFVVDDDGLGYVDRGVGDDWDNRDEYYTDEEDIVGNQKNSKKKPLTEKDTKSIENIIRAQNSKISISNQLNKPKKNFGVADFDDILDEFNDSNEEKMSFRTAPKVNIPTHSKLPSSPTISNKRIMTKDVEVQEDGKQSKKLKTEEAFIHNSKILQISSSPLKSKSNMINTSKEESETPVPSSPTATKSEKIIQKLSEDDSDSDEEIAFGRRTMRSAKSTRKINLSSKTNLGSSPFVTAPGTPLVSKAPDTPSKTGIDTQSIPDTESLVFKKYDKEQIIDPETNGFKMFWLDFSEVDSKLIIFGLVRALDGSLLSAMVQINGLARELFFLPREGVEPEEVQEEIVPLLLEKYGLDKIRSKPQEMKYAFEIPGIPHVTNYLKVLLPFDTPKSKRDIIPSDLNSEKFSHVFGGGTGILESFLVQNKIMGPCWLDIKNGDFETLQNTSHCKLEISVSNPSDIKPIEDSGEVFLKCMSLSVQTVMNRSENKQEVVAITMATYNRISPENAIPENINPDQLITLVRPPKGTSFPLGLAPLAKQKLNGQVRLFNNEKTLLACFCAMLRVSDPDVLIGHRLENVILDVLSHRIWDFKIPNFSSLGRRNRREWPARFGKQNFNMNNFLIKDISSGRLLCDIANEMGQSLTPKCQNWDLSEMYTVTTGIEHKSIDINYQNTQYHEDVNSMIMALQENVNNVKLTAEVSFRIQLLSLTKQLTNLAGNAWSQTLGGTRAGRNEYILLHEFVRNGYIVPDKESNKSRARKNVEHQETEGNNSSMAPAVSSKKAKYQGGLVFEPEKGLHKNYILVMDFNSLYPSIIQEFNICFTTVDRNLNDIEEIPEVPSSEKEQGVLPRLLQNLVQRRREVKKLMINESDPHIRAQCDIRQQALKLTANSMYGCLGYVNSRFYAKPLAMLVTGKGREILMNTRQLAESMNLKVVYGDTDSVMIDTGSELYGQAIAVGLNFKKLVNERYKLLEIDIDNVFKKLLLHSKKKYAALNVTIDKNKQEQTSLEVKGLDMRRREYCPLSKEVSTNILNLILSDKDSETALQEIYDYLEDIKSKVENNEIRVDKYKINTKLSKDPSAYPGGKSMPAVQVALHMRKAGRVVKAGSVITFVITKEKEDENKSASTTSPAERAFSLNEVMVKTNNLLPDPNYYLEKQIFAPVERLLENIESFDIVRLSSALGLDSRKYLQRVNEYGNGANGIDNLQPLETTISDVERFKDTAFVILNCPSCDNEFPFGGIVASNYYTVCFNGIQCKKCEHIFSTIQFTSQLERCIRSHISLYYAGWLHCDDRTCGNVTRQISVFGKRCLMDGCTGVMRYRYTDKQLYNQLLYFDSLFDCKKIKNRELKPLYQFGDIHAPKEPLNELTVNALTEQNRELFQINHDVVQKYLNDCGRRYVHMGSIFEFMTM
- the MET4 gene encoding Met4p (similar to Saccharomyces cerevisiae MET4 (YNL103W); ancestral locus Anc_2.174), with protein sequence MFNHNPNGSQGGKNIDKSKSYNTDFMNIFGDDGNGSSSINDVYHHPNAMTTTNANSNESENTIFESDNTASILLEQLAYVDNFMASSENDFVDINSLVAMENGFYNHQVVNEGINSAQGLPNQNLDQDNIWGLDERLARELSVFADSSFIFHDEDKPKQDGDENDNSNNNSNSNNNIADDTVLNNRDDITNQEYQRKPHYLTQRKNDILKSQYDHSKSRFSSKKKKTPINAPASSAVDSVDFVHINRNDIEETFSNFDIIASDSVAQNSQSNHVTTMGNNNNTVIINNDDDDNDDDDNNNSSNNDNDNDNDDNNNSNNSNNNDTQGRGTTVDNKNTASLQIEQPDLASMPTSTLISFFPRLKVPTGVINSLTQRGLTMEQIDALSVIIAYHQQEKKKNPQNGETVTQIIDSQNINADYLVTLLSDSRLQHSNIASSSKSYTDSDSNSNPKDIMKSNFVNVLFDLVKNNVLSNESKEDTLPHNEDSISTNLPESRLKKVNISENIIDTTPTQVGQHKELKREIPESDVQGEKTLNIKRVKMENNIKYTIPTTPTMKAHQKRKKKEQELESSVNKLSELAISLQQKIHALEMENKLLKQMVYSNGKISTESDAENLKKFILENKSPKKDNK